One part of the Luteibacter yeojuensis genome encodes these proteins:
- a CDS encoding YccF domain-containing protein produces MRTIMNLLWFVFGGLVMGLGWWLAGLVAMITIVGIPWARSCFVIGTFAFFPFGKEAVDREQLSGRGDIGTSAFGTLGNIIWFVFAGIWLAIGHVCSAIACCVTIIGIPFGIQHLKLAGIALAPIGKTVVSCDVAAASRRFDAEATVQRMRGAA; encoded by the coding sequence ATGCGAACGATCATGAACCTGCTCTGGTTCGTCTTTGGCGGCTTGGTGATGGGTCTCGGCTGGTGGCTCGCGGGTTTGGTCGCGATGATCACCATCGTCGGCATTCCCTGGGCGCGCTCCTGCTTCGTCATCGGCACATTCGCCTTTTTCCCGTTCGGCAAGGAGGCGGTGGACCGCGAGCAGCTTTCCGGCCGGGGCGATATCGGCACCAGCGCGTTCGGTACGCTGGGCAACATCATCTGGTTTGTCTTTGCGGGCATCTGGCTCGCGATCGGTCACGTGTGCTCGGCCATCGCCTGCTGCGTGACGATCATCGGCATTCCCTTCGGCATCCAGCACCTCAAGCTGGCCGGGATCGCGCTTGCGCCCATCGGCAAGACCGTCGTCAGCTGCGACGTGGCCGCCGCGTCCCGCCGGTTCGACGCCGAGGCCACGGTGCAAAGGATGCGTGGCGCCGCCTGA